From Colias croceus chromosome 27, ilColCroc2.1, one genomic window encodes:
- the LOC123703718 gene encoding uncharacterized protein LOC123703718 encodes MSSKRCCVPQCVEVEGSYRVLHWFPNPDKDIARFRTWVHAIGGEILSLSNENIYKLRRVCHAHFEEKYCCRYNKISNIAVPTLHMPGPLSKFICTDRKPLREVENLPSTSKGQYLHLNFT; translated from the exons ATGTCTAGTAAACGTTGTTGTGTTCCTCAGTGTGTGGAAGTCGAAG GCTCTTACAGAGTTCTTCATTGGTTTCCAAACCCTGATAAGGACATTGCTCGTTTCCGAACATGGGTTCATGCTATTGGAGGAGAAATTTTGAGTCTGagcaatgaaaatatttataaacttcgTCGAGTTTGTCATGCTCATTTCGAAGAGAAATATTGTTGCCGTTACAACAAAATTTCTAACATAGCTGTTCCAACATTACATATGCCAG gacctttatcaaaatttatctGCACTGATAGAAAACCATTGAGGGAAGTTGAAAATTTACCTTCTACTTCAAAAGGTCAGTACCTACACCTAAACTTCACATAA